In Polynucleobacter sp. TUM22923, one genomic interval encodes:
- a CDS encoding DUF2452 domain-containing protein codes for MRIEDKDPARHAGIEYPMEVGAPVFAPIKVVEEKDKAVNVARQNAKLEYDRIMEQAEVLMKQARSLQARLDATEMVHSAKYGFNPIHGKTYHLYFDNRNGVNLLIQSGPHEWTCGIPDAWTYSMAVKKLGDSTWAIVEDEDTVSSSMTVS; via the coding sequence ATGAGAATTGAAGATAAAGATCCAGCAAGGCATGCTGGCATTGAATACCCCATGGAAGTAGGGGCTCCTGTTTTCGCGCCTATCAAAGTAGTCGAAGAAAAAGACAAGGCCGTCAATGTTGCCCGCCAAAACGCTAAGCTTGAATACGACCGCATTATGGAGCAAGCGGAAGTATTGATGAAGCAGGCGCGCTCTCTGCAGGCAAGGTTGGATGCTACCGAAATGGTTCATAGTGCTAAATATGGGTTTAACCCCATTCATGGCAAAACTTATCACCTCTATTTTGATAATCGTAATGGGGTGAACTTGTTAATTCAAAGCGGTCCTCATGAGTGGACATGCGGCATTCCAGATGCTTGGACTTATTCTATGGCGGTAAAAAAGCTAGGCGATAGTACATGGGCCATAGTAGAGGATGAAGATACTGTTTCGTCCTCAATGACAGTAAGCTAA
- a CDS encoding cryptochrome/photolyase family protein: MKKIVSKKLVLILGDQLDIASPVLKNIDIAVDAILMVESANEAQHVWSHKAKIALFLSAMRHFAKQLEKQGLPLIYIKQSAKTIAENLKVELVKGKFTHLTCVEPGEWRLKKAIEAVASEIGVALEMQEDSHFYCTREEFSAWVANKKELRLEYFYRLMRKKHGVLVDGEGNPEGGQWNFDKDNRKPFPKKGPGLINPPELFDPDDITREVLAEVEKRYPDHPGSLANFQWPVTRKQALQALQCFVEHRLATFGIHEDAMWTGTPFGWHSLLSSSLNLKLLNPREVISAVLGAWKKYDLDIATVEGFIRQILGWREFVRGMYYLDMPQMAEDNFYQHQNKLPAWYWSGDTKMHCMQATIGQTLEYGYAHHIQRLMVTGNFALLAEILPKEVCDWYLAIYIDAIEWVELPNTAGMALFASGGRFTSKPYIASGAYIKRMSNYCDSCQYKPDVRFGETACPMTNLYWNFLIKHRKQFEASPRTRLMTANLARISEPDQKAIQIHAKALLANLDSV, from the coding sequence TTGAAAAAAATAGTATCTAAAAAACTTGTACTGATTTTGGGTGATCAGCTCGATATCGCTAGCCCAGTTCTCAAAAATATCGATATTGCTGTTGATGCGATATTAATGGTGGAGTCCGCAAATGAGGCTCAGCATGTTTGGTCTCATAAGGCCAAGATTGCCTTGTTTCTGTCGGCGATGCGCCATTTTGCAAAGCAGCTGGAGAAGCAAGGCCTGCCTCTCATCTATATCAAGCAATCCGCTAAGACAATTGCTGAAAATCTAAAAGTGGAGTTGGTAAAGGGTAAATTTACTCATCTAACTTGTGTAGAGCCTGGTGAATGGCGGCTCAAAAAGGCGATTGAAGCAGTGGCTTCTGAAATTGGGGTAGCACTAGAGATGCAAGAAGATAGCCACTTCTATTGCACTCGTGAAGAGTTTAGCGCCTGGGTTGCTAACAAAAAAGAGCTGAGGCTAGAGTATTTTTATCGTTTGATGCGTAAAAAACATGGGGTATTAGTAGATGGCGAAGGAAATCCAGAGGGCGGTCAATGGAATTTCGACAAGGATAATCGCAAGCCTTTCCCAAAAAAAGGTCCAGGTTTAATTAATCCTCCAGAGCTATTCGATCCTGATGACATCACTAGGGAGGTGCTCGCTGAAGTTGAAAAGCGCTATCCCGATCACCCAGGGTCGTTGGCCAATTTTCAGTGGCCAGTGACTCGAAAACAAGCCCTTCAAGCGTTGCAGTGTTTTGTTGAGCATCGCTTAGCTACTTTTGGGATTCATGAGGATGCCATGTGGACAGGCACCCCTTTTGGTTGGCACTCCCTCTTATCGAGTTCACTCAATTTGAAGTTACTTAACCCCAGAGAGGTTATTAGCGCTGTTTTGGGTGCTTGGAAGAAATATGATCTCGATATTGCTACTGTTGAAGGGTTTATTCGTCAAATTTTAGGTTGGCGAGAATTTGTGCGCGGTATGTATTACTTAGATATGCCGCAGATGGCGGAAGATAATTTTTATCAGCACCAAAACAAATTACCTGCTTGGTATTGGAGTGGCGATACCAAGATGCACTGTATGCAAGCAACAATCGGACAAACATTGGAGTATGGATATGCCCATCACATTCAGCGTTTGATGGTCACGGGTAACTTTGCTTTGCTGGCCGAGATATTGCCTAAAGAGGTCTGTGATTGGTACCTAGCAATTTATATTGATGCAATCGAGTGGGTGGAACTACCTAACACTGCCGGTATGGCTTTATTTGCTAGCGGTGGGCGCTTCACTAGCAAGCCCTATATAGCGAGTGGTGCGTACATTAAAAGAATGAGTAATTATTGCGACTCATGCCAATACAAGCCTGATGTTCGGTTTGGTGAAACTGCCTGTCCGATGACCAATCTGTATTGGAATTTTTTGATTAAGCATCGTAAGCAGTTTGAGGCCAGCCCCCGAACACGGCTTATGACAGCTAACCTTGCCAGAATAAGCGAACCTGATCAAAAAGCAATCCAGATCCATGCCAAGGCGCTTTTAGCGAATTTAGACTCCGTATAG
- a CDS encoding DUF3833 domain-containing protein, translating into MLGFFLMLTLGACSSPQVIQYAKEKPTLELSEYFNGTIDAYGIFTDRNGTVQKRFTVLMQASWKMVDGKKVGILDESFEYSDGTKQKRIWTLTETAPGKFIGKADDVIGEALGESSGNALHWSYTLALPVDNSIYHVQFNDWMYLVTPKVMINKAKMSKFGIDLGEVTLSFYKR; encoded by the coding sequence ATGCTTGGATTTTTTTTAATGTTGACCCTGGGGGCATGCTCTTCGCCTCAGGTTATTCAGTACGCCAAGGAAAAACCTACCCTAGAACTAAGTGAATACTTCAACGGCACGATTGATGCTTATGGCATCTTTACTGACCGTAACGGCACAGTTCAAAAAAGATTTACTGTGCTGATGCAGGCCAGCTGGAAAATGGTCGATGGTAAGAAGGTGGGTATTTTGGACGAAAGCTTTGAATATTCGGATGGTACAAAGCAAAAGCGCATTTGGACTTTGACAGAAACAGCGCCAGGAAAGTTTATTGGCAAGGCTGATGATGTCATTGGTGAGGCGCTTGGCGAGTCATCTGGAAATGCACTGCATTGGTCTTACACCCTTGCCTTGCCAGTTGATAACTCGATTTATCACGTGCAGTTTAATGACTGGATGTATCTCGTTACACCCAAGGTCATGATCAACAAAGCAAAAATGAGTAAGTTTGGAATTGATCTAGGCGAAGTCACTTTGAGTTTTTATAAGCGCTAA
- a CDS encoding chalcone isomerase family protein yields the protein MQSFLQRMASLLVALSVMVPYSFAGEVAHIESAVSQAQTQGSGRLNFWGLHVYDATLYRSSVKDSPEFALDIQYQKSFKGAAIAGRTADEMKNIGIPEAQASAWGKELAAVLPNIESGQSLTAVYTPKQGTIFFHDGKKIAQIAGVDFSKAFFGIWLDSKTSVPKLRAELLGKGCPPTLISGAC from the coding sequence ATGCAAAGCTTTTTACAAAGAATGGCAAGCTTATTAGTAGCGCTATCAGTTATGGTGCCGTATAGCTTTGCTGGAGAGGTCGCTCATATTGAAAGTGCTGTTTCGCAAGCGCAAACTCAGGGGTCTGGACGTCTCAATTTTTGGGGTCTTCATGTGTACGATGCGACTCTATATAGATCCTCGGTAAAAGACTCCCCGGAATTTGCCTTAGATATTCAGTATCAAAAGTCTTTTAAAGGCGCTGCTATTGCTGGTCGCACCGCTGATGAAATGAAAAATATTGGTATTCCCGAAGCTCAAGCCAGTGCTTGGGGAAAAGAGCTAGCAGCTGTTTTGCCCAATATAGAATCCGGCCAGTCTTTGACCGCTGTTTATACCCCTAAGCAAGGCACCATCTTTTTTCACGATGGAAAAAAAATTGCCCAGATTGCAGGGGTTGATTTTTCAAAAGCTTTTTTTGGTATTTGGCTCGATTCAAAAACGAGTGTTCCAAAGCTGAGGGCGGAGTTACTTGGAAAAGGTTGCCCACCCACATTAATATCAGGAGCTTGTTAA
- a CDS encoding DUF393 domain-containing protein yields MKKLTLFYDALCPLCQAEIVFLSGRNHAGLLCFVDINSQQYSEKETGVSCRQALASMYAQFEDGTLINGVDVFVAAYQRANLPTLAWLFSRPTLRPALNVGYQFFAKYRHAISGVLGPPALWLANRKRG; encoded by the coding sequence ATGAAAAAGTTGACCTTGTTTTATGATGCGTTATGCCCTTTGTGTCAGGCAGAAATTGTATTTTTGTCTGGACGAAATCACGCTGGCTTATTGTGTTTTGTCGATATTAACTCTCAGCAATATTCTGAAAAAGAAACTGGCGTTAGCTGCCGACAAGCATTGGCATCTATGTATGCCCAATTTGAGGATGGTACTTTAATTAATGGTGTCGACGTATTTGTGGCGGCCTACCAAAGGGCTAATCTACCGACCTTAGCCTGGTTATTTTCTAGACCGACTTTACGTCCTGCGCTTAATGTGGGGTATCAATTTTTCGCAAAATATCGACATGCAATTTCAGGGGTATTGGGGCCGCCTGCTTTGTGGTTAGCCAATAGGAAAAGGGGCTGA
- a CDS encoding TIGR03643 family protein — translation MTNQMPKSLSEADLSRMIEMAWEDRTPFDAIEQNFGYSEPQVIAVMRRELKRSSFNLWRKRVTGRSTKHVALRSKLVTRAYCATQYKHK, via the coding sequence ATGACCAACCAGATGCCAAAATCGCTCTCCGAAGCTGATCTATCCAGAATGATTGAGATGGCATGGGAGGATAGAACCCCCTTTGACGCCATTGAGCAGAACTTTGGATATTCTGAGCCCCAGGTCATTGCAGTCATGCGCAGGGAATTAAAGCGCAGCTCCTTTAATTTATGGCGCAAGAGGGTCACTGGTAGATCGACTAAGCATGTTGCACTGAGAAGTAAGCTAGTTACACGTGCCTATTGCGCTACCCAATATAAACATAAATGA
- a CDS encoding SDR family NAD(P)-dependent oxidoreductase, with the protein MPLVTNPFRALIIGSSGTIGSAFLELLENDPNCTGVEGIHRNSACPIDYQDLSTIELAATALSSSAPFGLIINTIGLLHSSEWMPEKKLGDLQAEQLQNLMQVNAIGPSLTIKAFAKLLDPAGAVMATLSAKVGSIEDNRLGGWYSYRASKAALNMLIKTASIEFSRTKPNTALIALHPGTVNSRLSKPFKGEQLGRPPLEAAQDMLHVLLSLNKEDSGTFISYSGERLPW; encoded by the coding sequence ATGCCCTTAGTCACCAACCCCTTTCGCGCCTTAATCATTGGGTCTTCTGGAACCATTGGATCAGCATTTCTTGAACTTTTGGAAAATGACCCTAACTGCACCGGGGTTGAAGGCATCCACCGCAACTCAGCCTGTCCAATTGACTATCAAGATCTCAGTACTATCGAACTTGCTGCTACCGCTTTATCTTCTAGCGCTCCATTTGGACTCATCATCAATACGATTGGCCTTTTGCATTCCTCCGAATGGATGCCCGAGAAAAAGCTCGGGGATCTTCAGGCGGAGCAGTTGCAAAATCTGATGCAAGTTAATGCCATTGGCCCTAGCCTCACCATCAAGGCCTTCGCCAAGTTGCTTGATCCCGCAGGTGCAGTGATGGCTACCTTATCTGCCAAGGTTGGCAGTATTGAAGATAACCGTTTGGGCGGCTGGTATAGCTATAGAGCATCGAAGGCTGCATTGAATATGCTGATAAAGACAGCCTCCATTGAATTTAGTCGGACAAAACCAAACACGGCTTTAATTGCCCTTCACCCAGGCACGGTGAATTCGAGGCTATCAAAGCCATTTAAAGGGGAACAGCTGGGAAGGCCGCCCTTAGAGGCTGCCCAAGATATGCTCCATGTTTTACTTTCTCTAAATAAAGAAGATTCAGGTACTTTTATTAGCTATTCAGGAGAGAGGTTGCCTTGGTAG
- a CDS encoding histidine phosphatase family protein, with translation MKPLFLSFTALLFLNSTASLAQSPLADALKDSQHVLLMRHADAPGYGDPAGYQLNQCATQRNLGDYGRKQAKAIGVWLTAQGVDQAKVFSSAWCRCFDTATFLDKGPVTKEAALGSFFNDMSQSKKQTYDLAKLIAQEQRKYPNTPIIMVTHHVNIQAFTGVVVGSGDMVLVKVDRNGKSMSHQLYPSP, from the coding sequence ATGAAACCACTCTTTTTATCATTCACAGCACTGCTCTTTTTAAACAGCACCGCTTCACTAGCCCAATCCCCTTTAGCTGATGCACTCAAAGATAGCCAACACGTTCTTCTCATGAGGCATGCTGATGCTCCTGGCTATGGAGATCCAGCAGGCTACCAACTCAATCAATGCGCCACCCAGCGTAATCTCGGAGACTACGGGCGTAAGCAGGCTAAAGCAATAGGTGTTTGGCTTACTGCCCAAGGAGTAGATCAAGCCAAAGTTTTTAGTAGTGCCTGGTGCCGCTGCTTTGATACCGCCACCTTCTTGGATAAGGGGCCCGTGACCAAGGAAGCTGCATTAGGCTCCTTCTTTAATGATATGAGTCAGTCCAAAAAACAAACGTATGATTTGGCCAAACTGATCGCGCAGGAGCAGCGCAAATATCCCAACACACCCATTATTATGGTGACCCATCACGTTAACATCCAAGCCTTCACCGGTGTAGTGGTGGGCTCTGGTGATATGGTGTTAGTTAAGGTAGACCGTAACGGAAAATCCATGTCTCATCAGTTATATCCAAGCCCTTAA
- a CDS encoding DUF2237 domain-containing protein: MQYDSPSNVLGQPLVPCSFEPLTGFFRDGCCKTNAQDLGSHLVCAIVTNDFLQFSLKRGNDLITPRPEYQFPGLIAGDQWCLCLNRWIEALEANCAPMIKLESTHAKALEKVSLEVLEQYAAEAEI; encoded by the coding sequence ATGCAATATGACTCCCCATCGAATGTTCTTGGCCAACCACTGGTGCCCTGTTCTTTTGAGCCGCTCACCGGATTCTTTAGGGATGGCTGCTGCAAAACCAATGCGCAAGATTTAGGAAGTCATCTGGTATGTGCGATTGTCACGAATGACTTTTTGCAATTTAGCCTTAAGCGAGGTAACGATCTCATTACGCCAAGACCTGAGTACCAGTTTCCAGGGCTGATAGCAGGGGATCAATGGTGCCTTTGTTTAAACCGTTGGATTGAGGCGCTGGAGGCAAACTGTGCCCCGATGATCAAACTCGAAAGCACCCATGCGAAGGCGTTGGAAAAAGTTTCCCTAGAAGTGCTAGAGCAATACGCCGCTGAAGCAGAAATCTAA
- a CDS encoding DASH family cryptochrome, translating into MRVLIYWFRNDLRLIDNPAFTQACLAADALLPVYIHEFSNGELNEYGFKRVSHHRQEFVRQSLDQLRQQLRELGSDLLGYEGKPEVVLAELAKVMSAQAIYCEQIEAPQEIDQVAALQDLGIEVNEFWQSSMLSPQDLPFDLESMPDMFTQFRREVEAVKLRNAEPIPAPATCPPLPQSIDAIANKVLASNSPSSASTLYQGGEEAATLHLTRYLELRFPDSYKQTRNQLMGQDFSSKFSLWLASGCISARVIASELAAYETQFGANEGTYWLWFELLWRDYFRFILFKYGKKLYRSQGLSKQTTKPLDSLKYRQWTSGSTGQPLIDAGMHELERTGYLSNRLRQVVASYWIYDMDGDWRAGAAWFEAQLIDYDVYSNQGNWLYIAGRGTDPRGGRPFNVVKQMRDHDPHGVYQHHWR; encoded by the coding sequence ATGAGAGTATTGATTTATTGGTTTAGAAATGACTTGCGTCTTATCGATAACCCAGCATTTACGCAAGCTTGTCTTGCTGCAGATGCTCTTTTGCCTGTCTATATTCATGAGTTCTCTAATGGCGAATTGAACGAGTATGGTTTTAAAAGAGTAAGCCATCATCGTCAGGAGTTTGTTAGGCAATCATTGGATCAACTAAGGCAGCAGTTACGGGAATTGGGATCTGATTTATTGGGGTACGAGGGTAAGCCTGAAGTGGTGTTGGCAGAGCTTGCAAAAGTAATGTCAGCGCAGGCGATTTACTGTGAGCAGATTGAGGCGCCTCAAGAAATTGATCAGGTAGCAGCGCTTCAGGATTTAGGTATCGAGGTAAACGAATTTTGGCAGTCTAGTATGTTGAGCCCCCAGGATTTGCCATTTGATCTAGAGTCAATGCCAGATATGTTCACTCAGTTTCGCCGCGAAGTGGAGGCTGTTAAATTGCGAAACGCTGAGCCAATTCCTGCGCCTGCGACTTGCCCCCCGTTGCCTCAATCGATTGATGCCATTGCAAATAAAGTGCTGGCGTCCAACTCGCCCTCTTCAGCCAGTACCCTTTATCAAGGTGGCGAAGAGGCGGCAACGCTCCATTTAACGCGCTATCTTGAGCTCCGTTTTCCGGATAGCTACAAGCAGACTCGCAACCAGTTGATGGGTCAAGATTTTTCTAGTAAGTTTTCACTTTGGCTAGCTTCCGGATGTATCTCTGCTCGAGTAATTGCATCAGAGCTTGCTGCGTATGAAACGCAATTTGGTGCAAATGAAGGGACCTACTGGCTTTGGTTTGAATTATTGTGGCGTGATTATTTCCGGTTTATTCTTTTTAAGTATGGCAAGAAACTTTACCGTTCACAAGGCTTAAGCAAGCAAACTACAAAACCATTGGATTCCTTGAAATATAGGCAATGGACTTCTGGAAGTACGGGCCAACCGCTAATTGATGCGGGTATGCATGAGTTAGAGCGAACTGGCTACTTATCGAACCGCTTGCGTCAAGTCGTTGCCAGCTATTGGATTTATGACATGGATGGAGACTGGCGAGCAGGGGCAGCTTGGTTTGAAGCGCAACTGATTGATTACGATGTCTATAGTAATCAGGGAAATTGGCTCTACATTGCCGGTAGAGGCACTGACCCTAGAGGTGGCAGGCCATTTAACGTTGTTAAACAAATGCGCGACCATGACCCCCATGGAGTCTACCAACACCACTGGCGCTGA
- a CDS encoding DUF2256 domain-containing protein: MTRAEKLGFKGNKSTLPNKPCMVCAREMTWRKSWAKNWEEVKYCSEACRMKKSSNPQSGVGK; encoded by the coding sequence ATGACACGAGCTGAAAAATTAGGGTTTAAGGGAAATAAATCTACTTTGCCTAATAAGCCTTGTATGGTTTGCGCACGGGAAATGACTTGGAGAAAGTCCTGGGCAAAAAACTGGGAAGAAGTGAAGTATTGCTCTGAGGCTTGCCGTATGAAAAAGTCTAGCAATCCTCAATCTGGAGTTGGTAAATGA
- a CDS encoding histone deacetylase — protein MKAFYTDHYVLPLPPGHRFPMEKYSQLRSLVSQLPGVTLEEAPAITDTQILYAHDASYLIQIIEGKLSPQEQQEIGFPWSLMMVERSRRSAGATLAAAKVALKEGVAVNLAGGTHHAYRNKGSGFCVFNDSAITARALQKEESPNLKVAIVDLDVHQGNGTAAILKNDASIFTLSLHGENNFPFTKEISDLDIGLPDQCQDDQYLTALHHSLDLLDDRFKPDFIIYLAGADPHEGDRLGKLSISKEGMRLRDQCVFQYGLDRQIPVAFSMAGGYGKEINSTVDIHLQTIQTALHFHQAN, from the coding sequence TTGAAAGCTTTCTATACCGACCACTATGTTTTACCACTTCCACCAGGACACCGCTTTCCGATGGAAAAATACAGCCAACTTCGGAGCCTGGTTTCTCAATTACCAGGGGTTACTCTTGAAGAGGCGCCAGCAATTACAGATACGCAGATTCTCTATGCCCATGATGCGAGCTATCTGATTCAGATCATTGAGGGCAAACTCAGCCCCCAAGAGCAACAAGAGATTGGCTTCCCCTGGAGCTTAATGATGGTCGAGCGTTCACGTAGATCAGCAGGCGCCACCTTAGCAGCCGCAAAAGTTGCACTTAAGGAGGGGGTCGCCGTAAACCTTGCGGGAGGAACCCACCATGCCTATCGCAATAAAGGCAGCGGATTCTGTGTATTTAATGATTCGGCGATTACCGCACGAGCACTGCAAAAAGAAGAAAGCCCTAATCTCAAGGTGGCCATCGTCGATTTAGATGTACATCAAGGCAATGGTACGGCTGCTATTTTGAAAAACGATGCTTCTATTTTTACCCTTTCGCTTCACGGAGAGAATAATTTTCCCTTTACAAAAGAGATAAGCGACCTAGATATTGGCTTGCCGGACCAATGTCAGGATGATCAATACTTAACTGCCTTACATCACAGCCTTGATTTACTGGATGATCGATTTAAACCTGATTTTATTATTTACCTCGCTGGAGCAGATCCCCATGAAGGAGATCGGCTGGGAAAGCTGAGTATTAGCAAAGAAGGTATGCGCCTCAGAGATCAATGCGTTTTTCAATACGGTCTTGATCGACAGATTCCCGTTGCTTTTAGTATGGCTGGTGGCTACGGAAAGGAGATTAACTCTACCGTAGATATTCACCTTCAAACGATTCAAACAGCACTACACTTTCATCAAGCCAACTAG
- a CDS encoding potassium channel family protein yields the protein MLILSAFIINGSLALIAILFHYEVLFRLGKNLPKVAHFAPRFRVLLGVGAIFIAHVFEIWLFALGYFFTLQFPMMGNLMGELSGHGLILDCAYLSFVTFTTLGYGEIVAQGYLRYLTGVEALTGFILITWSASFLFIEMQTYWDPRKSTHKNPPV from the coding sequence ATGCTGATTCTCTCTGCCTTCATTATTAATGGTTCATTAGCGCTGATTGCTATCTTGTTCCACTATGAAGTGCTTTTCAGATTGGGAAAAAATCTTCCCAAAGTCGCTCACTTTGCACCTCGGTTTAGGGTGTTGTTAGGTGTTGGTGCCATCTTTATTGCGCATGTGTTCGAAATTTGGCTTTTTGCGCTCGGATACTTTTTTACCCTACAGTTTCCCATGATGGGAAATCTGATGGGCGAGCTTTCTGGTCATGGCCTCATACTCGATTGCGCTTACTTATCTTTTGTTACCTTTACAACGCTAGGCTATGGTGAGATTGTGGCTCAGGGTTATCTGAGATATTTAACTGGCGTAGAGGCTCTTACGGGATTTATCCTCATTACTTGGTCTGCCTCATTTTTGTTTATTGAGATGCAGACATATTGGGATCCTAGAAAATCTACGCACAAAAATCCACCTGTATGA
- a CDS encoding translational machinery protein: MHHKSGNVSGARAEPDQVYLHEVIQAVKESKEILIVGPGSAKLDLMKHATKHDHDTADRVVGIETVDHPTDGQLLAYAKKYFIKVDALKGDTIITG; the protein is encoded by the coding sequence GTGCACCACAAAAGCGGTAATGTTTCTGGTGCGCGTGCTGAACCAGATCAAGTGTATTTACATGAAGTCATTCAGGCGGTAAAAGAATCTAAAGAAATTCTTATTGTTGGGCCAGGCTCTGCCAAGCTCGATTTAATGAAGCATGCTACGAAGCATGACCATGACACTGCGGATCGCGTAGTTGGCATAGAAACAGTAGATCATCCAACTGATGGTCAATTATTGGCTTATGCTAAAAAGTACTTTATTAAAGTAGACGCCCTTAAAGGCGATACCATTATTACTGGCTAA
- a CDS encoding IS3 family transposase (programmed frameshift) has translation MKTSRFTDSQIMAILKQAESGVPAPELCREHNISVASFYKWRSKYGGMDASMMSRVKELELENARLKKMYAEVQLQADVLKEVPAKKVTRPSRRREMASQEVKKGRMSIRLACDTFVISQTCYHYSPKLSTDNALIADWLVRLTHNQRNWGFGLCYLFLRNVKGFKWNHKRVYRIYKELELNLRIKPHKRLVREKPLPLAVPQGINDTWSIDFMHDQLHDGRTIRLFNVIDDFNREALAIDIDFSMPAVRVIRSLDQIIEWRGKPLKIRCDNGPELVGNILTVWAAKHQIEMSYIQPGKPQQNAYIERYNRTVRYDWLNQYLFESIDEVQDFATHWMWTYNHERPNMGLGGITPKQKLAIAVPASTFSLG, from the exons ATGAAGACCTCCCGATTTACCGATAGCCAAATCATGGCCATCCTCAAACAAGCCGAATCTGGCGTGCCAGCCCCAGAACTGTGCCGTGAGCACAATATTAGCGTTGCTAGCTTCTATAAGTGGCGCTCTAAATACGGCGGTATGGATGCTTCTATGATGTCCCGCGTTAAAGAGTTAGAGCTTGAAAATGCCCGCCTAAAGAAGATGTACGCCGAAGTCCAACTCCAGGCGGATGTCTTAAAGGAAGTTC CTGCAAAAAAAGTAACTCGGCCATCTCGCCGCCGCGAGATGGCCAGCCAAGAAGTAAAAAAGGGTCGTATGAGCATCCGCTTAGCGTGCGACACCTTTGTCATTAGCCAGACCTGCTATCACTATAGCCCCAAGCTGTCGACTGACAATGCCCTCATTGCCGATTGGCTGGTTCGTCTTACTCACAATCAACGTAACTGGGGCTTTGGTCTTTGCTACCTGTTCTTGCGTAACGTGAAGGGATTTAAATGGAATCACAAACGGGTTTATCGGATCTATAAGGAACTAGAGCTCAATTTACGCATCAAACCCCATAAACGCTTGGTTCGGGAAAAGCCTTTACCACTAGCTGTACCCCAAGGCATTAATGACACTTGGTCGATTGATTTTATGCATGATCAGTTGCACGACGGCAGAACCATCCGCCTTTTTAATGTGATCGATGACTTTAATCGAGAGGCCTTGGCCATTGATATTGATTTTTCCATGCCCGCAGTACGAGTGATCCGGTCACTCGATCAAATCATTGAATGGCGTGGCAAGCCCTTAAAAATACGTTGTGACAATGGCCCCGAACTCGTAGGAAACATCCTGACTGTATGGGCTGCTAAACATCAGATAGAGATGAGTTACATCCAACCAGGTAAGCCACAACAAAATGCCTATATTGAACGCTATAACCGTACGGTGAGATATGACTGGCTTAATCAATACCTCTTTGAATCGATTGATGAAGTACAAGATTTTGCAACCCACTGGATGTGGACCTACAATCACGAAAGACCCAATATGGGTTTAGGAGGAATTACTCCTAAACAAAAACTAGCAATTGCAGTACCAGCCTCTACTTTTAGCTTAGGTTAA